One Esox lucius isolate fEsoLuc1 chromosome 1, fEsoLuc1.pri, whole genome shotgun sequence genomic region harbors:
- the LOC105029130 gene encoding period circadian protein homolog 2 isoform X3, with amino-acid sequence MSEASAKQYFTVEGSEMDRERNLFQIEENGGSPCEPVSQLHCMSGFGEDGGAEVEPELGLASEGSDSSQDQPASPSLPHDDRKRPHPALHEDVEMTGCGSGSGTESHGNESHGNESHGNVSLGSFNGNSCSAKDSALLESSGSNKRNRDSSDQATFFQSSTVQFCSNTHSPSPPSSSIAFSLVSSEQDNPSTSGCSSEQSAKAKTQKELCKTLKELKMHPPSDKRCKGKASTLHTLTYALRCVKQVQASEEYYRMLMIKDRQPPGLEMSSYTVEEISSITSEYTNKNTDMFAVTVSLITGRIVYISDQATTILHCHRDRFSNAKFVEFLTPQDVSVFYSFTAPYRLPSWSMCTGSESSPSECMQEKSFFCRISGGKEREGSLQYYPFRMTPYLMKVQGAELSEEQFCCLLLAERVHSGYDAPRIPSDKRIFTTTHTPSCLFQEVDERAVPLLGYLPQDLKGTPVLLHLHPSDRPLMLAVHRKILQSVGQPFDHSIRFCARNGEYITIDTSWSSFVNPWSRKVSFVIGRHKVRMGPVNEDVFAVPAFTNEKLVDPDTREITEQIHRTLLQPVHNMGSSGYGSHGSNASHEPLRSVASPSESNSNGNVAEESGKSKPRTFQEICKGVHMLKNQEQQVYQLPSSKLESTRTTETGAQQQESLAVRVKESAVPPLSVKDSAAPGDVIEELICKDQTVYSYQQISCLDGVVRYLESCNVPITVKRRYQLSSNTTSSNSDEDKKGSERSLQVSQGLPTKALKKRPSGAAPVVGGHMSPLAPPNKADSVVSITSQCSYSSTIVHVGDKKPQPDSEITEDVAESPAPPMLPVCVVSPPSQEKEAYKRLGLTKHVLAAHTQKEEQAFLTRCKDLKNARTFQKHCSNYLHRQRVSSNTLDVADTLGVTEQNVARPEISTAAAKKGSRNKKSKKPRMKRPDSSDSAVSHRMPLPPLQGLNQTSWSPSEASQSQAFPIPYPAIVPGYPLPVYPAGPATPDQPTCPDPSLSAGFGEGQSSLAPPTAAPYPASLMTPVVALVVPNYLFPQIGPIGQIATAPGPSFFPEQPAYQPQTSYPAQQPFQTAYTSQQPFSRTPSQTTFNPQQAFQVPQPSYATQQPSQTTYTTQQPSQTTYTTQQPSQTTYTTQQPSQATYTTQQPSQTTYTTQQPSQATYTTQQPSQATYTTQQPSQTTYTTQQPSQTTYTTQQPFPAQMAYTAQPVFPSQPSFPVQAQFVPQVSYPTQAFPFGLPSESPKSPAPSPASHCSTPASTAREPASSPPLFESRCSSPLQLNLLQLDDSRSAVGQDSVAPPSGAPGSSTAADKSLAAQSEEDLLQVERPGDAHSDGHSSSSDLLDMVLHDETDSTFGSGSGSGCKSGSGSNDTGTSSGASGSRNGGYNTSRYFGSVDSLEKVPKATVVGKTRVRDETKPGQNQGDGEHLGYVPQEPFWMPVANASDDNIMMNYEVPSRDIQNVLRQDKERLRQMQKCQPHFSSVQRRELVEVHPWMKRGILPKTINVKECLYCEDAASAAIEEDHPNMEEEESVLPLPH; translated from the exons ATGTCTGAAGCCAGTGCCAAGCAGTACTTCACTGTAGAGGGGAGCGAGATGGATCGGGAGAGGAACCTATTCCAGATAGAAGAGAACGGTGGTTCCCCATGTGAACCAGTGTCCCAACTGCACTGCATGTCTGGTTTCGGGGAAGACGGTGGGGCTGAAGTAGAACCTGAGCTGGGATTGGCTTCTGAGGGGAGTGACAGCAGCCAAGACCAACCAGCCTCTCCCAGCCTGCCCCATGATGACAGGAAGCGACCACACCCAGCGCTGCACGAGGATGTCGAGATGACTGGCTGTGGGTCTGGGAGCGGGACAGAATCCCACGGAAATGAGTCCCATGGCAACGAGTCCCATGGAAACGTGTCGCTGGGTAGCTTCAACGGCAACAGCTGCTCTGCCAAAGATTCTGCCCTGCTGGAGTCATCTGGGAGCAACAAGAG aaatcgagactcatcagaccaggcaacattcttccagtcttcaactgtccaattttg TTCAAACACTCACAGCCCCTCACCTCCAAGCAGCTCTATTGCCTTCAGCCTGGTGAGCTCAGAGCAGGACAACCCATCTACCAGCGGCTGCAG TAGCGAACAGTCGGCCAAAGCCAAGACACAGAAAGAACTCTGCAAAACATTGAAGGAGTTGAAGATGCACCCGCCGTCAGACAAGAGGTGCAAGGGCAAGGCCAGCACACTCCACACACTGACGTATGCCCTGCGCTGCGTCAAACAGGTCCAAG CCAGTGAAGAGTACTACCGGATGTTGATGATCAAAGACCGTCAGCCACCAGGCCTGGAAATGTCCTCATACACTGTAGAAGAGATCAGCAGCATCACTTCAGAGTACACCAACAAGAACACA GACATGTTTGCCGTGACTGTGTCTCTCATCACGGGGAGGATTGTTTACATCTCGGACCAGGCGACGACCATCTTGCACTGCCATCGGGATCGCTTCAGCAATGCGAAGTTCGTAGAGTTCCTGACCCCCCAGGATGTCAGTGTGTTCTACAGCTTCACAGCGCCCTACCGCCTGCCCTCTTGGAGCATGTGCACTGGATCTG aaTCGTCTCCCTCAGAGTGCATGCAGGAGAAATCATTCTTCTGCCGCATCAG CggtggaaaggagagagaggggagccTGCAGTACTACCCGTTCCGTATGACCCCCTACCTGATGAAGGTCCAGGGCGCTGAGCTGTCTGAGGAACAATTCTGCTGCCTCCTACTGGCTGAAAGGGTACACTCTGGCTACGATG CCCCTAGGATCCCTTCTGACAAACGCATCTTTACCACGACACACACTCCCAGCTGTCTGTTTCAGGAGGTGGACGAGAG GGCTGTTCCATTGTTGGGATACCTCCCCCAGGATTTAAAGGGAACCCCGGTTCTGTTGCACCTGCATCCCAGTGACCGGCCTCTCATGTTGGCTGTCCACCGCAAGA TTCTTCAGAGCGTAGGCCAGCCGTTTGACCACTCAATACGCTTCTGTGCACGAAACGGAGAATACATCACAATAGATACCAGCTGGTCCAGTTTCGTCAACCCCTGGAGCCGAAAGGTCTCCTTCGTTATCGGCAGGCACAAAGTCCGCAT GGGTCCGGTAAATGAAGACGTGTTTGCAGTTCCTGCCTTTACAAATGAGAAGCTTGTGGACCCTGACACCCGGGAGATCACAGAGCAGATCCACAGAACGTTGCTGCAG CCGGTCCACAACATGGGCTCCAGTGGTTACGGTAGCCATGGCAGCAATGCTTCCCATGAGCCTCTGCGCAGTGTGGCGTCGCCGAGCGAGAGCAACAGCAACGGAAATGTGGCTGAAGAGTCGGGGAAATCCAAGCCG AGGACATTCCAGGAGATCTGTAAAGGGGTCCACATGTTAAAGAATCAGGAGCAGCAGGTCTACCAGCTCCCTTCTTCCAAACTTGAATCGACGAGGACCACTGAGA CAGGAGCTCAGCAGCAGGAGAGTCTAGCAGTGCGTGTGAAGGAGTCTGCTGTACCTCCTCTGTCGGTCAAGGACAGCGCAGCTCCTGGTGATGTCATAGAGGAGCTCATCTGTAAAGACCAGACTGTCTATTCATATCAGCAGATCAGCTGTCTGGACGGTGTCGTCCGATATCTGGAGAGCTGTAACGTTCCAATCACGGTAAAGAGGAGATACCAGTTGTCCTCCAACACCACATCGTCCAACTCCGATGAGGACAAGAAGGGCTCTGAGAGGAGCTTGCAAGTCTCACAAG GTCTGCCTACGAAGGCTCTTAAGAAGCGTCCCTCTGGCGCCGCCCCGGTGGTGGGAGGGCACATGTCACCACTGGCACCGCCCAACAAAGCAGACAGTGTGGTGTCCATCACCAGCCAGTGTAGCTACAGCAGCACCATTGTCCACGTAGGAGACAAGAAACCCCAGCCAGATTCTG AGATCACTGAGGACGTAGCTGAGAGTCCCGCCCCCCCAATGCTGCCTGTCTGCGTGGTCTCCCCGCCCAGCCAAGAGAAGGAAGCTTATAAGAGGCTGGGTCTGACCAAGCATGTACTGGCAGCACACACCCAGAAGGAAGAGCAAGCCTTTCTCACCCGCTGCAAGGACCTCAAAAATGCTAGAACCTTCCAGAAACACTGCAGCAACTATCTGCACAGACAGAGAGTTTCGTCAAACACTCTCG ATGTGGCAGATACCCTGGGCGTTACTGAACAGAACGTGGCCCGGCCTGAAATCTCCACCGCTGCAGCCAAGAAGGGCAGCCGCAACAAGAAGTCCAAGAAGCCCCGCATGAAGCGGCCCGATTCGTCAGACAGCGCTGTCTCTCACCGCatgcccctccctcccctgcaGGGACTAAACCAGACTTCCTGGTCCCCCTCTGAAGCCTCCCAGTCCCAGGCCTTTCCTATACCCTACCCAGCCATAGTGCCAGGGTACCCCCTTCCAGTTTACCCTGCTGGCCCTGCCACCCCTGATCAGCCCACTTGCCCTGACCCCTCCCTCTCCGCTGGCTTTGGGGAGGGCCAGAGCAGCTTGGCTCCGCCCACTGCGGCGCCATACCCTGCCTCCCTCATGACCCCTGTGGTGGCTTTGGTTGTACCCAACTACCTGTTCCCTCAGATTGGACCCATTGGTCAAATTGCTACAGCACCCGGACCTTCCTTCTTCCCTGAGCAGCCTGCCTACCAACCCCAAACCAGCTACCCTGCCCAGCAGCCCTTTCAAACAGCCTACACCTCCCAGCAGCCATTCTCAAGAACGCCTTCTCAGACAACCTTCAACCCGCAGCAGGCCTTCCAAGTCCCCCAGCCTTCCTATGCTACCCAGCAGCCCTCCCAAACCACCTACACTACCCAGCAGCCCTCCCAAACCACCTACACTACCCAGCAGCCCTCCCAAACCACCTACACTACCCAGCAGCCCTCCCAAGCCACCTACACTACCCAGCAGCCCTCCCAAACCACCTACACTACCCAGCAGCCCTCCCAAGCCACCTACACTACCCAGCAGCCCTCCCAAGCCACCTACACTACCCAGCAGCCCTCCCAAACCACCTACACTACCCAGCAGCCCTCCCAAACCACCTACACTACCCAGCAGCCTTTCCCAGCACAGATGGCTTACACTGCCCAACCGGTCTTTCCCTCCCAGCCCTCGTTCCCGGTGCAAGCTCAGTTTGTGCCCCAGGTTTCCTACCCCACACAGGCCTTCCCCTTTGGCCTTCCTTCTGAGTCCCCCAAGTCTCCGGCCCCAAGTCCAGCGTCTCACTgctccacccctgcctccacggCCCGGGAACCGGCTTCATCCCCGCCGCTGTTTGAGTCACGCTGCAGCTCCCCCCTGCAACTCAACCTGCTGCAGTTGGATGACAGCCGCTCTGCAGTCGGGCAGGACAGCGTGGCGCCCCCTAGTGGAGCTCCAGGGAGCAGTACAGCGGCAGATAAGAGTCTAGCTGCTCAGTCTGAGGAGGACCTACTGCAG GTGGAGCGTCCAGGTGATGCGCACAGTGACGGTCACTCCTCATCCAGTGACTTACTGGACATGGTTCTGCATGATGAGACCGACTCCACCTTCGGTTCTGGCTCCGGATCTGGGTGTAAATCTGGATCCGGGTCCAATGACACAGGGACATCCAGTGGTGCTTCTGGCAGCAGGAATG GGGGCTATAACACCAGCAGGTACTTCGGCAGTGTGGACTCATTGGAGAAGGTCCCAAAAGCCACAGTTGTGGGTAAGACCAGAGTGAGGGATGAGACTAAGCCCGGCCAGAACCAGGGGGATGGGGAACACTTAGGGTATGTTCCCCAGGAACCCTTCTGGATGCCAGTGGCCAACGCCAGTGATGACAACATCATGATGAACTATGAGGTGCCCTCACG GGATATCCAGAACGTGTTGAGACAAGACAAGGAGAGGCTGAGACAGATGCAGAAGTGTCAGCCACATTTCTCCTCTGTCCAGCGTAGGGAGCTTGTAGAGGTACATCCCTGGATGAAGAGAGGGATCCTGCCCAAGACCATCAACGTCAAG GAGTGTTTGTACTGTGAGGATGCAGCTTCTGCCGCCATAGAAGAGGACCATCCTaacatggaggaagaggagagtgtCTTGCCCCTCCCACATTGA
- the LOC105029130 gene encoding period circadian protein homolog 2 isoform X1, translating into MSEASAKQYFTVEGSEMDRERNLFQIEENGGSPCEPVSQLHCMSGFGEDGGAEVEPELGLASEGSDSSQDQPASPSLPHDDRKRPHPALHEDVEMTGCGSGSGTESHGNESHGNESHGNVSLGSFNGNSCSAKDSALLESSGSNKRNRDSSDQATFFQSSTVQFCSNTHSPSPPSSSIAFSLVSSEQDNPSTSGCSSEQSAKAKTQKELCKTLKELKMHPPSDKRCKGKASTLHTLTYALRCVKQVQASEEYYRMLMIKDRQPPGLEMSSYTVEEISSITSEYTNKNTDMFAVTVSLITGRIVYISDQATTILHCHRDRFSNAKFVEFLTPQDVSVFYSFTAPYRLPSWSMCTGSESSPSECMQEKSFFCRISGGKEREGSLQYYPFRMTPYLMKVQGAELSEEQFCCLLLAERVHSGYDAPRIPSDKRIFTTTHTPSCLFQEVDERAVPLLGYLPQDLKGTPVLLHLHPSDRPLMLAVHRKILQSVGQPFDHSIRFCARNGEYITIDTSWSSFVNPWSRKVSFVIGRHKVRMGPVNEDVFAVPAFTNEKLVDPDTREITEQIHRTLLQPVHNMGSSGYGSHGSNASHEPLRSVASPSESNSNGNVAEESGKSKPRTFQEICKGVHMLKNQEQQVYQLPSSKLESTRTTETGAQQQESLAVRVKESAVPPLSVKDSAAPGDVIEELICKDQTVYSYQQISCLDGVVRYLESCNVPITVKRRYQLSSNTTSSNSDEDKKGSERSLQVSQDPGLPTKALKKRPSGAAPVVGGHMSPLAPPNKADSVVSITSQCSYSSTIVHVGDKKPQPDSEITEDVAESPAPPMLPVCVVSPPSQEKEAYKRLGLTKHVLAAHTQKEEQAFLTRCKDLKNARTFQKHCSNYLHRQRVSSNTLDVADTLGVTEQNVARPEISTAAAKKGSRNKKSKKPRMKRPDSSDSAVSHRMPLPPLQGLNQTSWSPSEASQSQAFPIPYPAIVPGYPLPVYPAGPATPDQPTCPDPSLSAGFGEGQSSLAPPTAAPYPASLMTPVVALVVPNYLFPQIGPIGQIATAPGPSFFPEQPAYQPQTSYPAQQPFQTAYTSQQPFSRTPSQTTFNPQQAFQVPQPSYATQQPSQTTYTTQQPSQTTYTTQQPSQTTYTTQQPSQATYTTQQPSQTTYTTQQPSQATYTTQQPSQATYTTQQPSQTTYTTQQPSQTTYTTQQPFPAQMAYTAQPVFPSQPSFPVQAQFVPQVSYPTQAFPFGLPSESPKSPAPSPASHCSTPASTAREPASSPPLFESRCSSPLQLNLLQLDDSRSAVGQDSVAPPSGAPGSSTAADKSLAAQSEEDLLQVERPGDAHSDGHSSSSDLLDMVLHDETDSTFGSGSGSGCKSGSGSNDTGTSSGASGSRNGGYNTSRYFGSVDSLEKVPKATVVGKTRVRDETKPGQNQGDGEHLGYVPQEPFWMPVANASDDNIMMNYEVPSRDIQNVLRQDKERLRQMQKCQPHFSSVQRRELVEVHPWMKRGILPKTINVKECLYCEDAASAAIEEDHPNMEEEESVLPLPH; encoded by the exons ATGTCTGAAGCCAGTGCCAAGCAGTACTTCACTGTAGAGGGGAGCGAGATGGATCGGGAGAGGAACCTATTCCAGATAGAAGAGAACGGTGGTTCCCCATGTGAACCAGTGTCCCAACTGCACTGCATGTCTGGTTTCGGGGAAGACGGTGGGGCTGAAGTAGAACCTGAGCTGGGATTGGCTTCTGAGGGGAGTGACAGCAGCCAAGACCAACCAGCCTCTCCCAGCCTGCCCCATGATGACAGGAAGCGACCACACCCAGCGCTGCACGAGGATGTCGAGATGACTGGCTGTGGGTCTGGGAGCGGGACAGAATCCCACGGAAATGAGTCCCATGGCAACGAGTCCCATGGAAACGTGTCGCTGGGTAGCTTCAACGGCAACAGCTGCTCTGCCAAAGATTCTGCCCTGCTGGAGTCATCTGGGAGCAACAAGAG aaatcgagactcatcagaccaggcaacattcttccagtcttcaactgtccaattttg TTCAAACACTCACAGCCCCTCACCTCCAAGCAGCTCTATTGCCTTCAGCCTGGTGAGCTCAGAGCAGGACAACCCATCTACCAGCGGCTGCAG TAGCGAACAGTCGGCCAAAGCCAAGACACAGAAAGAACTCTGCAAAACATTGAAGGAGTTGAAGATGCACCCGCCGTCAGACAAGAGGTGCAAGGGCAAGGCCAGCACACTCCACACACTGACGTATGCCCTGCGCTGCGTCAAACAGGTCCAAG CCAGTGAAGAGTACTACCGGATGTTGATGATCAAAGACCGTCAGCCACCAGGCCTGGAAATGTCCTCATACACTGTAGAAGAGATCAGCAGCATCACTTCAGAGTACACCAACAAGAACACA GACATGTTTGCCGTGACTGTGTCTCTCATCACGGGGAGGATTGTTTACATCTCGGACCAGGCGACGACCATCTTGCACTGCCATCGGGATCGCTTCAGCAATGCGAAGTTCGTAGAGTTCCTGACCCCCCAGGATGTCAGTGTGTTCTACAGCTTCACAGCGCCCTACCGCCTGCCCTCTTGGAGCATGTGCACTGGATCTG aaTCGTCTCCCTCAGAGTGCATGCAGGAGAAATCATTCTTCTGCCGCATCAG CggtggaaaggagagagaggggagccTGCAGTACTACCCGTTCCGTATGACCCCCTACCTGATGAAGGTCCAGGGCGCTGAGCTGTCTGAGGAACAATTCTGCTGCCTCCTACTGGCTGAAAGGGTACACTCTGGCTACGATG CCCCTAGGATCCCTTCTGACAAACGCATCTTTACCACGACACACACTCCCAGCTGTCTGTTTCAGGAGGTGGACGAGAG GGCTGTTCCATTGTTGGGATACCTCCCCCAGGATTTAAAGGGAACCCCGGTTCTGTTGCACCTGCATCCCAGTGACCGGCCTCTCATGTTGGCTGTCCACCGCAAGA TTCTTCAGAGCGTAGGCCAGCCGTTTGACCACTCAATACGCTTCTGTGCACGAAACGGAGAATACATCACAATAGATACCAGCTGGTCCAGTTTCGTCAACCCCTGGAGCCGAAAGGTCTCCTTCGTTATCGGCAGGCACAAAGTCCGCAT GGGTCCGGTAAATGAAGACGTGTTTGCAGTTCCTGCCTTTACAAATGAGAAGCTTGTGGACCCTGACACCCGGGAGATCACAGAGCAGATCCACAGAACGTTGCTGCAG CCGGTCCACAACATGGGCTCCAGTGGTTACGGTAGCCATGGCAGCAATGCTTCCCATGAGCCTCTGCGCAGTGTGGCGTCGCCGAGCGAGAGCAACAGCAACGGAAATGTGGCTGAAGAGTCGGGGAAATCCAAGCCG AGGACATTCCAGGAGATCTGTAAAGGGGTCCACATGTTAAAGAATCAGGAGCAGCAGGTCTACCAGCTCCCTTCTTCCAAACTTGAATCGACGAGGACCACTGAGA CAGGAGCTCAGCAGCAGGAGAGTCTAGCAGTGCGTGTGAAGGAGTCTGCTGTACCTCCTCTGTCGGTCAAGGACAGCGCAGCTCCTGGTGATGTCATAGAGGAGCTCATCTGTAAAGACCAGACTGTCTATTCATATCAGCAGATCAGCTGTCTGGACGGTGTCGTCCGATATCTGGAGAGCTGTAACGTTCCAATCACGGTAAAGAGGAGATACCAGTTGTCCTCCAACACCACATCGTCCAACTCCGATGAGGACAAGAAGGGCTCTGAGAGGAGCTTGCAAGTCTCACAAG ATCCAGGTCTGCCTACGAAGGCTCTTAAGAAGCGTCCCTCTGGCGCCGCCCCGGTGGTGGGAGGGCACATGTCACCACTGGCACCGCCCAACAAAGCAGACAGTGTGGTGTCCATCACCAGCCAGTGTAGCTACAGCAGCACCATTGTCCACGTAGGAGACAAGAAACCCCAGCCAGATTCTG AGATCACTGAGGACGTAGCTGAGAGTCCCGCCCCCCCAATGCTGCCTGTCTGCGTGGTCTCCCCGCCCAGCCAAGAGAAGGAAGCTTATAAGAGGCTGGGTCTGACCAAGCATGTACTGGCAGCACACACCCAGAAGGAAGAGCAAGCCTTTCTCACCCGCTGCAAGGACCTCAAAAATGCTAGAACCTTCCAGAAACACTGCAGCAACTATCTGCACAGACAGAGAGTTTCGTCAAACACTCTCG ATGTGGCAGATACCCTGGGCGTTACTGAACAGAACGTGGCCCGGCCTGAAATCTCCACCGCTGCAGCCAAGAAGGGCAGCCGCAACAAGAAGTCCAAGAAGCCCCGCATGAAGCGGCCCGATTCGTCAGACAGCGCTGTCTCTCACCGCatgcccctccctcccctgcaGGGACTAAACCAGACTTCCTGGTCCCCCTCTGAAGCCTCCCAGTCCCAGGCCTTTCCTATACCCTACCCAGCCATAGTGCCAGGGTACCCCCTTCCAGTTTACCCTGCTGGCCCTGCCACCCCTGATCAGCCCACTTGCCCTGACCCCTCCCTCTCCGCTGGCTTTGGGGAGGGCCAGAGCAGCTTGGCTCCGCCCACTGCGGCGCCATACCCTGCCTCCCTCATGACCCCTGTGGTGGCTTTGGTTGTACCCAACTACCTGTTCCCTCAGATTGGACCCATTGGTCAAATTGCTACAGCACCCGGACCTTCCTTCTTCCCTGAGCAGCCTGCCTACCAACCCCAAACCAGCTACCCTGCCCAGCAGCCCTTTCAAACAGCCTACACCTCCCAGCAGCCATTCTCAAGAACGCCTTCTCAGACAACCTTCAACCCGCAGCAGGCCTTCCAAGTCCCCCAGCCTTCCTATGCTACCCAGCAGCCCTCCCAAACCACCTACACTACCCAGCAGCCCTCCCAAACCACCTACACTACCCAGCAGCCCTCCCAAACCACCTACACTACCCAGCAGCCCTCCCAAGCCACCTACACTACCCAGCAGCCCTCCCAAACCACCTACACTACCCAGCAGCCCTCCCAAGCCACCTACACTACCCAGCAGCCCTCCCAAGCCACCTACACTACCCAGCAGCCCTCCCAAACCACCTACACTACCCAGCAGCCCTCCCAAACCACCTACACTACCCAGCAGCCTTTCCCAGCACAGATGGCTTACACTGCCCAACCGGTCTTTCCCTCCCAGCCCTCGTTCCCGGTGCAAGCTCAGTTTGTGCCCCAGGTTTCCTACCCCACACAGGCCTTCCCCTTTGGCCTTCCTTCTGAGTCCCCCAAGTCTCCGGCCCCAAGTCCAGCGTCTCACTgctccacccctgcctccacggCCCGGGAACCGGCTTCATCCCCGCCGCTGTTTGAGTCACGCTGCAGCTCCCCCCTGCAACTCAACCTGCTGCAGTTGGATGACAGCCGCTCTGCAGTCGGGCAGGACAGCGTGGCGCCCCCTAGTGGAGCTCCAGGGAGCAGTACAGCGGCAGATAAGAGTCTAGCTGCTCAGTCTGAGGAGGACCTACTGCAG GTGGAGCGTCCAGGTGATGCGCACAGTGACGGTCACTCCTCATCCAGTGACTTACTGGACATGGTTCTGCATGATGAGACCGACTCCACCTTCGGTTCTGGCTCCGGATCTGGGTGTAAATCTGGATCCGGGTCCAATGACACAGGGACATCCAGTGGTGCTTCTGGCAGCAGGAATG GGGGCTATAACACCAGCAGGTACTTCGGCAGTGTGGACTCATTGGAGAAGGTCCCAAAAGCCACAGTTGTGGGTAAGACCAGAGTGAGGGATGAGACTAAGCCCGGCCAGAACCAGGGGGATGGGGAACACTTAGGGTATGTTCCCCAGGAACCCTTCTGGATGCCAGTGGCCAACGCCAGTGATGACAACATCATGATGAACTATGAGGTGCCCTCACG GGATATCCAGAACGTGTTGAGACAAGACAAGGAGAGGCTGAGACAGATGCAGAAGTGTCAGCCACATTTCTCCTCTGTCCAGCGTAGGGAGCTTGTAGAGGTACATCCCTGGATGAAGAGAGGGATCCTGCCCAAGACCATCAACGTCAAG GAGTGTTTGTACTGTGAGGATGCAGCTTCTGCCGCCATAGAAGAGGACCATCCTaacatggaggaagaggagagtgtCTTGCCCCTCCCACATTGA